Below is a genomic region from Echinicola rosea.
CGGTCATCCCATAACTTTTTGTATTCTTTATCAAATGAATTGTTCATATAACAAAGTTAATGTAGGTTAATCGAATGGAAATAGGATAAAAATGAAGTTGTGCAGGACTTATTTAAACTTCTCTCTGTAACCCTCGGGAGTAAATCCTATGTGTTTTTTGAAAAAACGGATAAAATAGGAGGTATCATCGTACCCTAGGCTATGGGCAATTTCTGTTATTTGATTGTTTGTCCCCAGCAGGCTCCTTTTTGCTTCAAGTAAGATTTGCTCGGTAATGATTTTTGAACAGGTTTTTCCAAGCGTTTCTTTGGTTATTTTATTGAGTTGAAACGGTGAAAGGTGCATCAATTGTGCATAATCGGCTACTTGTTTATGGCTTGTAATGTTGCGCTGCAAAAGCTCCAAAAGTTCTTCAAGTCGGTCTTGTTCATATAGGCTGGCATTTGAAACCTCTTTGGGAAACGTGCCATGCCTTAAAATTTCAATGAAAAGGACTTTTAAGTTTGCTTTGATTGCTTCCAGATACCATTCCCGGTTTTTAGAGTATTCCTCATAGATGTTAGCGAGAAGGGAATACGGTTTCTGGAATTTACCGCCATCCAAGTGACAGTAGTTTCTGTAGCTGATTTTACGGAGTAAGAGGTGTTCAGGTCCTTCTTTGGTGGAATAAAAATCCCGATTAAACTGTATCAAATATCCAGTACTGCCCTTTTTAAGGGTGAGTTGGTGCACTTGTCCAGGACGTATAAAGTAAACGGTATTTTTATGGACAGGGTATGATGTGAAATCAATCAGATGTTCGCCACTTCCGTCCTTCAGAAACAACGCAAAAAAGAAATTGTGCCTGTGTGCCTTCTGAACCATGTCATTGTCAGAAAGCAAACTCTCCAGCTTTATGATATTAAAGCTTTTTGTAGAATGTGGTTCTTTGATTTGCCTGACTGGAATCTTTTCCATCGAAGTTTGATTGGGCTTTCCGGGTGAAACCAATATTGCGTATCCACGTGGTTTATGCCAGCACGTTTTGGAAAGGTATCTATAAATATCTAAAACTTCATTCAAAACTAAATAATCCCCGGGACAAATTAAACCACCTTACGGAATGTGGTTGTCTTATCAGCATCTTCCTTGATATGCATTTCGGTACCATTCTTGGAATATTTACTGGTTAAAAAGCTCGATTAATCAATTCGTTGCTTCGTAAAGCTCCCTATTTCAACGGAAGGGCGGTCAGCGCATTATCTTCAGTTCAATTTATATAATGTAGCGCAAAGGAGGGTGTACAGGGGCGCACAAAGAGTGTCCAAAAGTGGATAATTGATCAGTAGCCCAACGAAGTGACAGTAACAAAAAAGTATGGAAATGAATAAAAAACACATCATCCACGGTATCTGCCTGTTGGCCATCGGCTACCTTTCTTACCACTATCCATTGTTTGCCTTTTTGCTACTGGCACTGGTGTTTGCTGTTTTGCTGTATATGGTGGTCTTCGGCGTTGTTATGCTGATAAGCAAGAAGTTTGCTTGGCGACGTCTTACAACGGCATTCGCCATTCTGGCCATGGCCTTGGCTGGACTGGTGTTAGGGCTTTTCAAGCCAATGCCCGAGTCAATTATCCGTTCGGGTACGATTGGGGAGGACCTGCGATACGCCCATGGGACCGACCAAGGGGACAGGATGAACCTCAAGTTTTACTTGCCGCCATTTAAGGCGCAAATGAAGTTGCGTGACAGCCTGCGTCTGGTCCAGGTCAGGCAATTGGTCGATATGGGGCAGGTTGAGCGGCCCAGGGACAAATTCCATGCGGCCTTTATCCTTCATCACAACCCCATGAAGGACAGTTCACTATATGAACTTGCCCATACACTTGCCCTTCAGGCTGCTGAGGCCCCGGCGTTGGCGGATGACTATCAGGTACAATGGCTGGCCAAAGCCACCTACGACCGGTGGATGCTTTCCACTGGGCGCCCCCAAAAATTCGACACCCAGGGAGGGGTGAGCCTTTCCATTGAATAGCATTCGTGACTGTTGCGATAATACCATTAGGGCCTACCGGTTTTAGGGCATGCCCACATGGTCATTGTCCGTTAAGTTTAATTTGCTTTGGGAGGAAAGGGACAAAAATGTTTGTCAATTAAAATGTGACAGTTGATGACCATAATTTGTCCAAGTGCCTGAAGATTGGTTTTTTTGGGCAAAACAAGCACTATGAGAAAACTTTGCCTTTTTATAGCTACCAGCCTGGATGGATTTATTGCCGGCCCTCATGATGACCTTAGTTTTCTGTCCATTGTAGAAAAGGAAGGGGAAGATTATGGCTATGCCGCATTCACAGAAACGGTGGATACGGTCATCGTGGGGAGAAAGACGTATGATTATGTACTGCAGCACATTGGTCCTGCACATTATGATAACGGCGAACGGGATGTTTTTGTCATTACCAGAACGGCCAGGCCAGCCGAGGGTAAGGTGGCCTTTCATTCCAATGGGCTGGTTGAATTGGTGAGAAAGCTAAAGGGCGGGGAAGGAAAGGACATTTACTGTGATGGAGGTTCAGAAATCATTAATGAATTGTTGAAGCACGACCTGGTAGATAAAATGACCATTTCGGTCGTGCCCATTCTGCTCGGTGAAGGGACCAGGCTGTTCAAGGAAGGAAGACCTGAACAACGGTTTGAACTGGTAAATGCCCAACCATTTGACACGGGTCTCGTACAGCTGGTTTACAAGCGTAGGTATCTGTGAAAAGACGAACGAGATGGGGATGTCCTTTTATAATTTCCGAGTAAACACAAATTTTAAAAAAAATGGAAAGGCCAAGGATACAAAACAACTTTTATGTCATCACAGGTGGCCCCGGGGTGGGGAAAACAGCACTCTTGCAGGAGCTAAGGAAAAGGGGGTATAAAACGGTCCCTGAAATCGCCCGTGAACTGATACGTGAACAGCAGGCAAAGGACGGCAATGCCCTTCCCTGGCGGGACAGGGAATTGTATAGGGACATCATGTTTGAACGTTCCGTTATGGGTTTTAAGGAAGCCTGTAATAGGGAGGATAAGCTGACCCCGATCTTTTTTGACCGGGGATTTTTGGATGCGATATGCTACGGGGAACTTATCCAGTCACCCATAAGTAAAAGGATGCAGGCTTATGCCAAAAAATGGAGGTATAATCCAACGGTATTTATCCTTCCGCCTTGGAAGGAAATCTACCAAAAGGACAGTGAACGGAAACAGGATTGGGCGGAAGCTGTCCATACTTTTGATAGGATGTTGGAGACCTATTCTGGTTTTGGTTATAAGGTCATTACAGTGCCCAGGAAACCGGTTCAATGGAGGGCAGATGTTGTTTTGGAACATATAGGAAGACTTAGGGGAAAATAAGTGTGCTGGCCAGTAGAGCTTGGAAAATATTGTTTTTTTATGCCTACTAATTTAAAGATCACCGGGAGTCCATGAAGGGATAACACCGTTATAAACCTCCAAGTTATGATCATTGAACACTGCGCAGGGTTGGGACGGATCCGAGCGGAGGTCAGGGCAATCCTCCGCATCAGAGCCTCTGGGCATTGTCAATGCCTCTACTAAAGAAACGTACCGCTGTGGACCTGAAAGTGATTTTCTCGGGGCCATGAAGGTGTTACTACTTAGGGCCTCTACTTCACAGGAAACCAGACCCATGTAACAACTGAACACAAACAGATCCCTGACCCAGTCCAGTCGGGGAATGGAAAATTTCTTTGATTCAATTCTGGACAGTTCTTCCATTTCCAGAAATTGTCACTGGACCTTTTTATACCTGAACTTATAATTGAGAAAGGGATCCTTTTTTATCCATTCCATTCTAAAGGCCAAGGTCATGAGCTTTTTCAACCTGATAAGGTGTTTCATCACCCCGTTGTTTGCCACCGGTCTACGACGGTGGTCTTTGGGCTTAAAAGTCCTCAGGTGGTGTTCGTACTCCGTAATGAATTTGTAATTTTCATACAATTTTTAAGGTTAGTTATGGAAACCATAAAAAGGGTCCCAAAAGTCAATGTTTTTATGCCCAAAATGGCCCAAAAACACCCGAATTTAGAGATCAGGAAACTTCTGTAGGTCAGTGATTTATGTTCTAAAACGGGACCCAAAATAGGAAATTATTTTGGCTCACCGAATAGGTCTCATTTTCTTTGAAATTGTATGTGGTTTTTTGCTATGTAAAAAACAAAAAAACCTTCAAATCATACGATTTGAAGGGTTTTGGTGGTAAATGTACCCGTTTTCGTCGGAGTGGCGGGATTCGAACCCACGACCCCTTGCACCCCATGCAAGTACGCTACCGGGCTGCGCTACACTCCGATTCACGTTTGGATAGTTTAGAATACTAGCTCAAACTTTCACTATATCACTTCCCAGTCCCAAGTGGAATACATTCTGGGGTGTCTAATGCCATTTGGCAATTATAGTGGTGCAAAGAAAACAGAATTTTCAACTATTTCAAAAAATATCATAGGCTTTTCTAACTCCATTCAAGTTGTGATCGCTCCTGCCAATAATCTTTAGGCATTACGGCAAATCTAGAGAGGGTGTCCAATTCATCTTCGGAAAGCTGGAAAGTATTGGCCTTTAGGTTTGCTGTCAACTGAGAAACTGTGCTGGCCCCGCTCAGGACATAGGCAGGATGGATCTTGTCCATGCAGAATCGAAGTGCAATGGCATCAATGCCCACTTGGTATTTGGCAGCTAGTTCTGAGAGGTAAGTATAGGCTTTTTTGTAATGAGGATAAGCGTCATTAGGGAATATTCGTCCATTTGCCAATGCTTCTTTGACGATAATTTTTACCCCGTTTGTTTGAGCATGTTCGAGGAAGGGGAGGGTGGATTGTTCCAGTACATTAAATGTCACTTGAAAAGTTTCAAACAAAGGCGTGTCGTCCACAGCGATGTCCATTGCTTGTTCCAGTACCTCTTGTTGCTCCGCACCGCTCGAACTCAGTCCGATAAGGATCTCTGAGGAACGTTTGATCTCAGCCAATTTCTCCAAAACGGCTTCGTCCTCCAGCACGCCAGATGCTATCGTGGCCGAATGGATATGGTAAATGCCAAGTGCGGGACACAATTTCTGGGAATAGCTCCACTGTTCTTCCAGTTTTTCCAAGCTGTGTTCTTTGATTTCATGTTTGCCTTCATAGCCCAGCTTCCAATCAGCGGCATAGGTGTAGCCCCATTTGGACCCGAACATGACATCTTGGTGCTTTCTTGTTTGGTGCCAGTTCAGTAAGAACGACTCTCCCTTTCCATAGGATGCAGCCGTATCAAAATACCTTATGCCGGATTTATAGGCTTCATCCAAGACGTTGAGGGTGTGACGAAAGAATGCAGCTTCAGACTTTTCTCGTTGGTCTGATGGGTTGATATTGATGTATTCAGGTCGGCCAAGTGCCGCCATCCCTAGTCCGATTTGTGTAGTAGTCATTCGTTTGAAATTAGACGGTGGTTACGTCCCTAATTTACGAAAAACATGTGTCAAACCTAAGCCGAAAATATTTGGACAGATCAGATCGTCCAGGTTTCTTCAGGCCGTAAAAACAGAAAAATTACTTTTAACACTATGAAGTTATAAAAAGCCTAAGACCGAGCCGAGTCGAGGTCCAACGCCTAGCCTTCGACTCCGCTCAGGTTGACATCTCACTACTAGCAGTTTAGAAGCTATTTCCCTGGCCGTAAAAATTATTTCTACGCTAAATCCAATTCTTATCCCTATATTTGCAGCCAAAGTTCTTTTCATATTTACCTCAATAACCAATATAGGTCGCCGACTACGGTCGGGGATAATAGGGAACCGTGTGAAAATCACGGGCTGTCGCGCAACTGTGAGTGACTAAAAAGTTCTTGCCCTTGGTTGTCCACTGTTCTGATCTCTTTCAGAATGGGAAGGACGGCAAGAATGTCATGAGCCAGGAGACCTGCCTGTATTGACTTATCCATCTCGTGTGGATAGGGGTGACAATGCTTTCGCGATTTGAAGCTACTGTCAGGTACACACGCTTTTCCTTTCTTCTCTGGGAGTCATATGCCCAAGGGAAAAGTATGTCTATTTTTCAGTCTCTTCATATCATTCCAAAAGCATTGTAAAGTGTGGCGAAGGGCTTTTGACGAATTATTTATCACGTTAAAAGTTTAAAACTATGCTAACGCACAATCTTGGCTACCCGCGAATTGGTAGCAAAAGACAATTAAAAAAAGCCTGTGAGGCTTACTGGGCCGGTAAAATCCCGCTAAATGACCTTAAGAAAACTGCTGAGGAAATTCGGGAGACCAACTGGAAGTTGCAGCAGGAAGCGGGATTGGACCTGATTCCTTCAAATGATTTCTCTTTTTATGATCAGGTATTGGACATGGCATTTACAGTAGGGGCCATTCCCGAGCGGTACCATGAAATTCTCACCGAACAGAAAAAACCGGAAATTGACCTGTATTTTGCGATGGCTCGAGGCTATCAAAAGGAAGGGCTTGACATTATTGCGATGGAAATGACCAAATGGTTTGACACCAATTATCATTATATCGTTCCGGAGTTTACCAAAGGCCAACAGTTCAAACTTTTTTCCACAAAAGTTCTTGATGAATTTAAAGAGGCCAAGCGATTGGGGGTCCATACCAAGCCCGTCCTATTGGGGCCGGTTTCATTTTTGCTTTTGGGGAAGGAAAAAGAGGATGGATTCCACCGTCTTGATCTGTTGAAGCAGCTATTGCCTGTTTACATCGATGTACTGAAGAAGCTGGAAGCGCTAAATGCTGATTGGGTGCAGATCGACGAACCATTTTTGGCAATGGATCTTGGTGATGACGAGAAGTCAGCGGTACAGTGGGCTTATGGAGAAATCAAAAAAGCAGTTCCTGGACTAAAAATACTATTGACCACGTATTTTGGCTCACTGGGTGATAACCTAGGGTTTGTGGCGGGATTGCCCGTTTGTGGACTTCACGTGGATTTGGTTCGCGCACCGGAGCAGCTAGATGCAGTTCTGGAGGCAATACCTCCTAATATGAGCTTATCCCTTGGTGTCGTAGATGGTAGAAATATCTGGAAAAATGATTACCAAGCATCCTTGGAACTGATCAGTAAGGCTCGTGACAATAAGCAGGACGACCGTCTGCTTATTGGTTCCAGCTGTTCATTGCTCCACAGTCCCTGTGACCTGGAGGAAGAGTCTGATGAGGAATCGTTAAGCGCAGCACTTAAAAGCTGGCTGGCTTTTGCCCGCCAAAAGGTAAATGAGATCGCTGAATTAAGGGCAATTGCAATGGACAGTTTCTCGGCGCAGCACAAAGCATTGCTGGAAGGGAACAAAGAGGCATTGCGCAGCAAAGCAACCAGCATTCAGATTCATAAGCCAATTGTACAAGAAGCCGTGGCTGGGCTTCGTCCAATACATGGCAAGCGGAAAAATTCTTTTTCAAGCCGCAAAGCACTTCAGGCTAAACACCTTGATTTGCCATACTTTGCCACTACTACCATTGGTTCTTTTCCCCAGACCAAGGAGGTACGTCAGTGGCGTTCTCAACTGAAGAGAGGAATATTGACTGAAAATCAATATGACGACAACATCAAAGCCGCCACTGAAAAAGCGATCCGATGGCAAGAAGAGATGGATTTGGATGTTTTGGTTCATGGAGAATTTGAGCGTAATGATATGGTGGAGTATTTTGGAGAAAAACTTGAAGGTTTTGCTTTTACCCAAAACGGATGGGTACAGAGTTACGGTTCCAGGTGCGTAAAACCTCCCATCATCTATGGAGATGTTTCAAGGGCTGAGCCAATGACCTTATTTTGGACGAAATTTGCCCAATCACTGACGGATAAGCCTGTAAAGGGGATGCTGACAGGACCGGTTACGATATTACAATGGTCTTTTGTCCGCAATGACCAACCGAGAAAAACTACTTGCCAGCAAATTGCATTGGCCATTCGTGAAGAGGTGAAAGATTTGGAAAATGCGGGGATTCACGTCATTCAGATTGATGAGCCTGCTTTGCGCGAAGGACTACCGCTCAGACATGCGGATTGGGACAACTACCTGCATTGGGCAGTGGAATGCTTCAGGATTTCTGCTTCGGGGGTAGAAGATATTACGCAAATCCATACTCATATGTGTTATTCTGAGTTTAATGATATCATTGAACATATTGCAGCGATGGATGCCGATGTGATTACCATCGAGTGTTCTCGTTCTCAGATGGAATTGCTGGATGCCTTTGCGGCGTTTAACTATCCCAATGACATTGGCCCTGGGGTCTATGATATCCATTCCCCTAGGGTGCCTTCTACGGCAGAGATGGTGTCCTTGTTAGAGAAAGCCAAAGCGGTAGTGCCGTATCAACAGTTATGGGTAAATCCAGACTGCGGCCTTAAGACCAGAGGTTGGGAAGAAACTGAGGAAGCGCTGAAACGGATGGTGGATGCTGCCAAAAAACTCAGGGCGGAGATGGCCACAGATGTGGCAGTATCTTAAACAATTTATTGATCCGGGCAGTTTTAGAATTGTCCGGATTTATTTGTTTGATATATGAGTTATTCTAAAAAGCAACCTTTACATTATAGTGCGCCACTGCGATCCTGGGATATTTATGCCAGTAGTTTTTTGCTGGAAGTACGCTCGGATCAAAAAGCTAAGGATCATAAGGTACTGGCATATTACAAAA
It encodes:
- a CDS encoding AraC family transcriptional regulator encodes the protein MEKIPVRQIKEPHSTKSFNIIKLESLLSDNDMVQKAHRHNFFFALFLKDGSGEHLIDFTSYPVHKNTVYFIRPGQVHQLTLKKGSTGYLIQFNRDFYSTKEGPEHLLLRKISYRNYCHLDGGKFQKPYSLLANIYEEYSKNREWYLEAIKANLKVLFIEILRHGTFPKEVSNASLYEQDRLEELLELLQRNITSHKQVADYAQLMHLSPFQLNKITKETLGKTCSKIITEQILLEAKRSLLGTNNQITEIAHSLGYDDTSYFIRFFKKHIGFTPEGYREKFK
- a CDS encoding dihydrofolate reductase family protein, which gives rise to MRKLCLFIATSLDGFIAGPHDDLSFLSIVEKEGEDYGYAAFTETVDTVIVGRKTYDYVLQHIGPAHYDNGERDVFVITRTARPAEGKVAFHSNGLVELVRKLKGGEGKDIYCDGGSEIINELLKHDLVDKMTISVVPILLGEGTRLFKEGRPEQRFELVNAQPFDTGLVQLVYKRRYL
- a CDS encoding AAA family ATPase, whose product is MERPRIQNNFYVITGGPGVGKTALLQELRKRGYKTVPEIARELIREQQAKDGNALPWRDRELYRDIMFERSVMGFKEACNREDKLTPIFFDRGFLDAICYGELIQSPISKRMQAYAKKWRYNPTVFILPPWKEIYQKDSERKQDWAEAVHTFDRMLETYSGFGYKVITVPRKPVQWRADVVLEHIGRLRGK
- a CDS encoding site-specific integrase, with the protein product MEELSRIESKKFSIPRLDWVRDLFVFSCYMGLVSCEVEALSSNTFMAPRKSLSGPQRYVSLVEALTMPRGSDAEDCPDLRSDPSQPCAVFNDHNLEVYNGVIPSWTPGDL
- a CDS encoding phage integrase SAM-like domain-containing protein, with product MYENYKFITEYEHHLRTFKPKDHRRRPVANNGVMKHLIRLKKLMTLAFRMEWIKKDPFLNYKFRYKKVQ
- a CDS encoding aldo/keto reductase → MTTTQIGLGMAALGRPEYININPSDQREKSEAAFFRHTLNVLDEAYKSGIRYFDTAASYGKGESFLLNWHQTRKHQDVMFGSKWGYTYAADWKLGYEGKHEIKEHSLEKLEEQWSYSQKLCPALGIYHIHSATIASGVLEDEAVLEKLAEIKRSSEILIGLSSSGAEQQEVLEQAMDIAVDDTPLFETFQVTFNVLEQSTLPFLEHAQTNGVKIIVKEALANGRIFPNDAYPHYKKAYTYLSELAAKYQVGIDAIALRFCMDKIHPAYVLSGASTVSQLTANLKANTFQLSEDELDTLSRFAVMPKDYWQERSQLEWS
- the metE gene encoding 5-methyltetrahydropteroyltriglutamate--homocysteine S-methyltransferase, which gives rise to MLTHNLGYPRIGSKRQLKKACEAYWAGKIPLNDLKKTAEEIRETNWKLQQEAGLDLIPSNDFSFYDQVLDMAFTVGAIPERYHEILTEQKKPEIDLYFAMARGYQKEGLDIIAMEMTKWFDTNYHYIVPEFTKGQQFKLFSTKVLDEFKEAKRLGVHTKPVLLGPVSFLLLGKEKEDGFHRLDLLKQLLPVYIDVLKKLEALNADWVQIDEPFLAMDLGDDEKSAVQWAYGEIKKAVPGLKILLTTYFGSLGDNLGFVAGLPVCGLHVDLVRAPEQLDAVLEAIPPNMSLSLGVVDGRNIWKNDYQASLELISKARDNKQDDRLLIGSSCSLLHSPCDLEEESDEESLSAALKSWLAFARQKVNEIAELRAIAMDSFSAQHKALLEGNKEALRSKATSIQIHKPIVQEAVAGLRPIHGKRKNSFSSRKALQAKHLDLPYFATTTIGSFPQTKEVRQWRSQLKRGILTENQYDDNIKAATEKAIRWQEEMDLDVLVHGEFERNDMVEYFGEKLEGFAFTQNGWVQSYGSRCVKPPIIYGDVSRAEPMTLFWTKFAQSLTDKPVKGMLTGPVTILQWSFVRNDQPRKTTCQQIALAIREEVKDLENAGIHVIQIDEPALREGLPLRHADWDNYLHWAVECFRISASGVEDITQIHTHMCYSEFNDIIEHIAAMDADVITIECSRSQMELLDAFAAFNYPNDIGPGVYDIHSPRVPSTAEMVSLLEKAKAVVPYQQLWVNPDCGLKTRGWEETEEALKRMVDAAKKLRAEMATDVAVS